The Fimbriimonadaceae bacterium nucleotide sequence CCTAAGACGCCGTAACGCATTACCAATCCATGAAGGCGAACTCGTAGTTGCCGATTTTCACCGTGTCGTTCTCTTCGATACCCATGTCGCGCAGTTTCTGGACGACGCCGATCCGCTCTAGTTTGCGGTGGAGATACCGGACGGCCTCGCTGTTGCCGAGGTTCGTCATGGCGACGAGCCGCTCGATCCGTTTGCCCGTCACGATGTACTCGCCGTTCTCCACCAGCACGCCCCAGTCTCCGGGGGTGCGCTCGACCGCGACGGGACGAAGCACGACTTCGGGCTGCTCGCCCTCGCTCTCCTTCAGCAGGGCCAGCGCGCGAAAGAGCATCGGTTCGAGGCCTTGGTTCGTCGCCGCCGAGGCCAGGAATGTTTCGACTTCAATGCCTCTGAACGGCTCGGCCGCCGCTTCGACCATCTCGGGCGTTCCCAAGTCCGTCTTGTTCAAGACAAGCAGACGGGGGCGCTCGGCCAGTGCCGGGGAATACCGTTGCAGCTCGTGTTCCACCGTCTTATAGTTCGTGAAGGGGTCGGTCTCGTCGATGGGGAAGAGGTCGACGACGTGGATCAGCACCCTGGTGCGCTCGACGTGCTTCAGGAACTGGTGGCCTAGGCCGACGCCCTCGCTGGCGCCCTCGATGAGGCCGGGCATGTCTGCCATTACGAACGTCTCGTCGCCGACGCTGACCACGCCCAGGTTCGGGACGATGGTGGTGAAGGGGTAGGCGCCGATCTTCGGTTTGGCCGCAGAGCAGGCTGAGATCAGCGTGCTCTTGCCCGCATTGGGGAGTCCGACCAAGCCAACGTCCGCGAGGAGTTTCATCTCCAGCTTGACCTGGACGGCTTCGCCAGGGGCGCCCTTTTCGGCGAAGGTCGGTGCTTGGCGGACGCTGCTCGTATAGTGCAAGTTGCCCCGGCCCCCGCGCCCGCCCCGGGCGACCACGAACGACATGCCGTGCGCCACAAGGTCCACAAGGGGCTCTTCGTCGCCGACTTCCGTCACCTGGGTGCCGATCGGGACGCGCACCGTAATGGACTTTCCGTTCTTGCCCGCCTTGTTGTTGACCGCGTGCGTACCGTGGTCGGCGCGGTAGTGGTCCTTGAGCTTGAACTCGTACAGCGTGCGCATCCCACGCTCGGCCTTCAGGATGATGTCGCCGCCCTTGCCGCCATCGGCTCCGTTCGGCCCGCCGCGGGGGACGTGCTTCTCCCGGTGGAAGCTGGCGGCCCCGTTCCCGCCACGTCCGGATTCAAACGTGACGACCGCCTCGTCGATGAAGCCGCTCATTTCTCCTGCTTACCCGGTTCTTCCGGCAACATTCCGGGAATCACGTGGACGGTGATGCGGCGGGAGTCGAAATCGATGTCGCGGACGAACTCGTTGACGGCGGGGATCATGACCTCGCCGATCCGAAGGACGTCGTGGGCGGGGAAGGGCATCACCTCGTCCAGCGGCCCGATTTCAAGGCCTTCGGTGGTGACGACGGTCATCCCGACCAAGTCGCGCGCCAGGAACTCGTCTTCGTCAAGTTCGGGGCGGTCCTCCTCGGGCACGCCAAGATACTTCCACTTGAGGGCCTCGGCCGCCTCCATGTTGTCGACGCCTTCCAGCTTCATGCGGGCTTGGCCTTTGTGCCAGTTCAGAGAAAGGACTTTGCGCGGCTCGCCGTCGAGGAGCAAGGTCTCTCCCGGCTCGAACCGCTCGGTGAAGTCGGTGAGGACGTTGACGCGCAGGCCGCCCTTGACGCCGTGGGTGCCGACGATCTGGCCGACGGCTACGATCTCCGGCTCTGGACCGTCCGGTTTCACTCGGTGACGACTTTTACGACCGTCCGCTGCTTGGCTTTGGCCCCGGCGGCGCTCACCAGTTGGCGGATGCAGGTGATGACCCGGCCGTCCTTCCCGATCACGCGGCCGACGTCGTTCGGCGCGACGCTGACCAGGTAGATGGTGGCGCCCCGGTCGGCAGACTGCTGCACCGAGACCGAGTCCGGCTCAAGAACGGTGAGTTCGACGAGGCGCTGGACGAAATCGCTTAGGCTCATTCGGCGGGAGTTTCCTCAGCGGTCTCTTCGGCGGGGGCTTCCGCGGAGGGCTCGGGAGCGGCCTCGGCGGCGGGCTCCGGCGCGGCTTCGGCGACCGGCTCAGATTCAGGAGCGGCGGTCGGTTCCGGCGCTGCCTCGGCGGCTGGCTCATCGGCCGCCGCGACCGTGGCGGAAGTGGTCGGGGCCACGCGCTTGTCCAGGAACTTGTAGTCCTTCTTGGAGTCCGGCCGCTGCTGGAAGAACTCGTCGAGCACGCCCTGCTTCTTGAGCAGGTAGGCGACGGTCTCCGTCGGCTGGGCACCGGTCATGAGCCAGTGCAGGGCCCGCGGCCCCTTGATTTCGATCTGCTTGGGCTGGGTGATCGGGTTATAGGTGCCCAAGACCTCGATAAAACTCCCGTTTCTGCCCGCGGTGCTCTTGGCGACCACGATACGGTAGTAGGGCCTGTGTTTGTTGCCCATTCGGCGCAGACGAATCTTGACCATAGCTTCTGTGAGTGACGGACTATACCCGCCCCACGTGGGATTGAAATAGGCTAGGGCATACCTGCCCCAGACAATTGTGGCTCGCGGCCCCGGTTGGGCCGCCGGTCTGGTGTCGGCGGAATAGAAATCCCTCCCTGCCACTGGGGCGGGGAGGGTTTTGCAGTGAGGAAAAAGGCGCGTTCAGGCGCTCATCCCGACATAGATCCGCTCGTAAGAGCGGACGCTGATCGGGCCGCCACCGACCTTGCCCTCTTCCTGGAGGTACTGGGTGACACTCTTCTTCTGGTCCGTGTACATCGGCTGCTCCAGCAGCACCTGGGACTGGTAGAACTCTTTGTTCACCCGGCCCTGGGCCGCCTTCTCGGCGATGTCCTCGGATTTGCCTTCGTTGATCGCGCGCTGCTTTTCGATCTCGATTTCCCGTTCGATAACCTCTCGCGGCACGTCGTCTTTCTTCAGGAAGCTGGGGGCAAATGCCACGGTTTGCACCGCAACCTGGTAGCCCGCGTCCTTGATGTTGCTGGCCGTGCCTTCGAGCTCGACCATGGACGCCTGCTTCCGGTTGTGGTGGTTGTAGACGGCGATGGTGCCTTCGGTCCGGTGGAACGTCGCTTTCTTCAGGACGATGTTCTCGCGGATAACGGCGACAGCCTGCTCGATCGCGGCGGCGACAGGTTCGCCGTCGACCATCACCTGGGCCGGGTCGGACGTCTCGGCCTCGAGGAACGCATTCGCGACTTTGGCCACAAGCGCCTTGAAGGTGTCGTTTCCGGAGACGAAGTCGGTCTCGCACTCGATCACGACTCCGGCGGCCTTTTTGCCGTCGGCGCTCGTGACGTAGTGGGCGATGCCTTCGCTCGTCGTGCGGTCCGCGCGCTTGGCGGCGGCGGCCTTACCGGTCTCTCGGAGGATCTGCCGAGCTTGGTCGAAGTCGCCCCCCGCCTTCTCGAGCGCGTTCTTGCACTCCATCATGGGCGCGTCGGTCTCCTCGCGCAGTCGCTTTACGTCCTTGGGGTCAATGGCCATCTTTCAGCTTTCCTCGCCTTCCATTTTGGGCTCGGCGGGGGTTTCGGTCTGGGGCTCGGCGTTCGTTTCGGCAGGGGCCGCCTCGGCCTTCTCGGATTCATTGAGGCCATGGCCGGCTTCGGCGGCGGCAACGGGTTCCACCGTCTCCTCGGCCTCCGGCGAGCTTGTCGAGGGCTCGAATTTGGTCCCGGGGACCGGACTGGCGAAGGGCGAGGCCCTCTCGCCGTCGTGCGATTCGCCGAAGGCGCGGAGGAACTCCTCCTCGACCTCGCCGAAGGCGACCGGCGCGGTCTCTTCTTCCTGCACCGTCTCGCCTTCCGTCATCGTCCCCTCGGTCATCGCTTCGTCATAGGGCTTGACTTCAAGGACTGCGTCGCTGATCTTGCTCGTCACGAGCCGGATCGCGCGGATGGCGTCGTCGTTGCCGGGGATCACGTAATCGGCCTCGTCAGGGTCGCAGTTCGTGTCCACGATCGCGACGACGGGGATCTTAAGCCTCTGGGCTTCCTTGACCGCGATCGACTCCTTGTTCAGGTCGACCACGAACATCAGCTTCGGCATCTCGCTCATGTGGCGGATGCCCTCCAGGTAGCGGTTGAGCTTGTCCCGCTCTTCCTCCCTCTTCAGCTGCTCCTTCTTCGGGAGGCGGCCAAGGTAGCCTTCCTCCTTCATCCGGTCGAGCTCCTTGAGCCGGGTGATGCGCTGCTGGATCGTGTCCCAGTTGGTCAGCATGCCGCCGAGCCACCGCTCGGTGACCCAGTACTGGCCGCTGCGCTGGGCCGCTTCGCGGACAGCCGCCTGGGCCTGCTTCTTGGTGCCGACGAAGAGCACGGTACCGCCGTCGGAGACGACGCGCTGGACGTAATTGAGGGCGTCCTCAAAAAGCTTGATCGTCTGGTGCAGGTCGACGATGTAAATCCCATTGCGGGCACCGTAAATGTAACGCTTCATCTTCGGGTTCCACCTTCGGGTCTGGTGACCGAAGTGGACGCCCGCCTCCAGAAGCTCTTTCATGCTGAGCTGGGGCATATTCTTCTCTGGGTTTTTTCCGCCGGCCCAGGCAATCCCCGCCAACCCTTCCGTAGAAGACCCTTGATAGCGGTACCGGAACCGTGTGAATTGACCCGGTTTCCCGGGCGGAAGTGAGGATACCAGCCGAAAACGAGGGCGGGTCGGGCCCAAAAAACTTAGGCGCTCGGCCTAACCGTTCCCCCCTTGCTGAACCGAAACTTTATAGGGGCCCCTAAGGGTGCCTCGGGTTGCGTGCGTGAAGCAAGGGTCAAGGAGGTCAGGGATAGCGTCGCTCGCGGACCGGTCGTTCGTCTCGGACGTCCTGCGCTTCGGCGTCGTCGGCGCCCTCATGCTTGGCGCCCTCATCGGCTTTATCGTCCTCTTGCCGACCGTCCCTCTCCATACGAAGACCGTCGCCGTCCACGTGCTCATCGGGTTGGGCACGTGCGTCGTGCTCAGCGCTTTCTATTTCGCCCGGAGCAGGCTGCCGATCGGGGGAGCCTTGGAACCTCGGGGCTTCTCGACCGCGCTTCTCGCCGTCGGCGCCCTTGCGGGGGCGACGGTTGAGGCCGTTGGCGCGTTCGTGCCCTCCTTCGAAGAGCACGCCCTGAACGGTCGCCTTTTCTGCCACCTCCTGATTGCCCTGGGCGTGGTCTTCGTCCCCAGACGGCTTGATTCCGGGCTGGCCCAGTTCCGGGCTATCCTGGAAGCGCTCCTCGTCAGCGCGTCGGTGGTCGTCGTCGGGTGGTACTTCCTCATCGGCCCCGTCTGGTTGAACCCCCCGTTCACGGGGGTCGACCTGTCGCAGCTTCTTCGACTGCTGGCCTGCGACCTTGTCTTGACTTCGGTGGTGCTGGTCTATATCCAGCGGGGTGCGATCGATGCCCACCGGGCGCCGATGTGGGTCCTGGCGCAAGTCGCGTTCTTCCTCTTTGGGACCGACCTCGCCTACTTCTATTTCGTGACGGGAGGCAAGGTGCCGCCGGTCTCGCTCTTGGACGCAGGTTCGGGCGTAGGTTATGTGCTCACCGGCATGGCTGCCTTTGCCGTCCGGTTCGGACCCTCCCGGAATGCGGACGCGCCCTTCCGGCTTCCCTCGCTATGGCAAGCCTCATTGCCGTTCCTCTCCTTGCCGGTGGTGCTGGGCATCCTCGTCCGCTCGGTCGGGAGCGGCGACGACGTGCGGCTCTCGACCGGTGTGGTCATCGGGGCGGTCACGTGCTTCGCCTTGGTGCTGATCCGCCAGGTCGCCTCACTGCACGAGAGCCGCACGCTTTACGGGAACCTGGTCCGAGCCTTTGACCGGTTGGAAGACCAGACCAACGAGATCGAGGCCCAGAACGAGGAGCTGCGCGAACTTAACGACCAGCTGGACCAAACGACAAAGCGGCTGGCCGAGGCCAATGTGTTGCTCCAGCGGATGGCGACAACCGACCCGCTCACCGGACTCGCCAACCGGCGCTCGCTCCAGCTTGAGTTCAGGCAGGCGGTGGACGAATGCAGGCGGCTCCGGGTGCCGATCGCGGTCGCCATGATCGACGTCGACCACTTTAAGAAGTACAACGACGCCCACGGCCACGCCGCGGGCGACGAGGCGCTCAGGCTGGTCGCGGACGCCATTCGCGAAGCCGTCCGCGCGGCCGACATCCCGGCCCGCTATGGAGGGGAAGAGTTCTCGGTGGTCTTGCCAGGGGCAGACGAGGCGGACGCGGCAACGGTCTCCGAACGGATCCGGATCGCGGTGCGAGACCTTGACCCCCCGCTCCAGAAGATCACGGCCAGCATTGGCTATGCCGTCATCACTTCCGAATGGGACATGGACCCCTCGAAGCTCTTCGTCCTCGCGGACGAGGCCCTCTATCGAGCCAAGCGTGAAGGGCGCGACCGCGTGGTCTCCTGGAACGAACCCGAGCGTAAGGGAGCCAAAGTCGAGCCCGCTCCGCCGCCGACCCTTATCCCGGTCTCCAGCGGAATCCGTCAGGAGATCGCGATCGCGATCGAGGCGGCCGTCTCCTTGGACGAGAACCGCTCAGTCCGCGACCGTGACCGAAGGAGCCTTGAGGCCCTCCTAGCCACGCTCGAACTCCGCGACACGGAGACGGTGGGCCACGGCGAACGGGTGATGTGGACCACCCTGCTCCTGGCGACCGTGATGCACGACACGGGGCTCTTCGCCCTCGACGTGAACTGGGCCAGGAAGCTGGCCTTTGGCGCCTTGCTCCACGATATCGGCAAGATAGGCGTCACCGACGTGATCCTCCGCAAACCGAGCAGCCTCGACGAAGTCGAGACCGGCTTGATGCGGCGACACCCCATGCTCGGCGTGCGCCTGGTCGAACGGTTTGACAACCTGGCCGATGCGCTCGACATCGTCCGAAGCCACCACGAGCGGTGGGACGGGCGAGGCTATCCGGACGGGCTCTCGAAGGAGGACATTCCCTTGGCGGCCCGGATCTTCGCGGTCTGCGACGCTTACGACGCAATGGCGAGCGTGCGGGCCTACCAAGGGGCGCAGCCGTATGACCGGATCTGCGAGGAACTGCGTGACTCGTCCGCCATCCAGTTCGACCCTGAGGTCGTCGAGTGCTTCCTTCGCATCCCGAAGACAGACCTCGACCTCATTGCGGAGGGCAGCGTCCAATGGGTCTTGGACGCGGTGTGGCGGCGGGTTTCGCCAGATGCCGCGATTTCGGCTTAACGTTCTGGCTTTTCGACTAGAATAGACTGATGGGACGAGCCCTCGACACGCGCTCTGGCCCGTGGGCCGGATTTTGGATCCAAGGCACTGTGCGAGGCACGATGCGGCTCACGCTTCGGTTCAAAGGCGGCCTCATCGCGGGCGACGGCGAAGACCGAAGCGGATCGTTCGCCATGCGCGGCACCTACGATCCGGACGGGAAGGTCGAGATCGCCAAGCTCTATGACCTGGCGTCGATCGTGGGCAACTGGGCGTGCCCGAAGCTGGAATACATCGGCACCTGGGACGGCACCCTCATCTCCGGGCTCTGGGAGGACGCGAGCCAGCCCCTCAACTGCGGCGAGTTCGAGATTTGGCCTGAAGTCGAGGAGACCGCGATAGCCCACGTCCTTGAATCGGAAGCGAGCCTCGAGTCCCTCTCCGCCCGCTAGTGGTAGATGGAATAGGGGTCCCAACCGCCCAGCGCCACCCGCAGCGTCGCCATCTGGCCGACGTGGTAGGTGTCGTGCAAGACGAGGTACTCCTTGGCGTCCATCAAGACGTGCTCCTCGTCCGAGGCGGCCGCCTCAACGGCCTTGGCCCGGGTGGTCCGCCAGCAGTCCAGGCGTTCGGCCAGGGTCGAGCCCGTGGGCTCCAGCGAGCCCCATTCGTGCTTCCTGCCCTCCACGTGGGCGAGAAAGGCGACGTAGGCTTCAGCCAGGTGGTGGAGGGTCTCCATCGGCGAAAGGGCGCTCGGCACGGCTTTGGCGTCCTTCTGAGCTTCCTCCAGACCCTCAAATACCTTCTCGACCTGGTACCCCGTCTCCTCCAAGAGGTCCGTCATCAATTCGCGGGCAGTCACCCTGCGAGGATAGCGGATCGGTAACCTGACGAACACTCCGTCCCATGCTGGGAGCCGACCTGACCCCGGACATCGTCCTGGACGCCTACCTCGCGGGGATGTTCCCCATGGGCGAGGAAGACGAGGTGTTCTTCTGCACCCTGCCTCCCCGGGCGGTCGTGCCCCTGGACGGGTTCCGGGTCTCGAGGTCGCTGCGCAGGCGCATCCGCTCTGGGCGGTTCACGGTCACGTTCGACCAGGCCTTCGCCCAGGTCATGGAGGGCTGCGCCCGTCCGGAAGGCACCTGGATCACCCCGGACATCCACCGGGTCTATGGCGAGATCCACCGAATGGGGTGGGGGCACTCGGTCGAGGTTTGGGAAGGCGGGGAACTCGTCGGCGGTTGCTACGGACTCGCCCTCGGCGGGGCCTTCTGCGCGGAGTCCATGTTCCACCGCCGTAGCGACGCCTCCAAAGTCGCTCTCTGGGCGCTGGTGGAGTGGTGCCGGGGTCTGGGGTTCGTCCTCTTCGACGCCCAGCAAATGAGCCCGCACCTGAAGAGTCTCGGGGGCCAGGAAATCGGCCAATTCCGGTATTTACGCAGGTTCTATCAGGCTGCAAGGGTCTGCACCCCTTGGAGCCTGGACCTTCGCCGCCTGATCGCGGCGGAAACCCAGTGAAGACTCGGGGATGGCGGCCAAGTCGATCCCCGAAGATCACCTTGTGCCCACGGACTGGGCCAAGGGTCAGGGATGGCAAAACGTCAGTTGAAAGTGGTCAAGCTCATCGAGCCCGACCTGTGCATGGAATGCCGGTTCGCGCAGATGGCCTCTGTCGAGATGCGGGATGGGAGCGTGCAACGGATGATCCACTGCAAGCGCCTGGATTGCGACAACTGGGACTATGCGACCGCGGAAGCGGCGAAGGGCGTCAAGGTCGAAGACGACGCCGGCTGAGTGTCACAATACAAAAGTGGACCAGGCCGGCTCTCGGCGCGACTTCCTAAAAAAAGCGCTTGTGGCGGGCGTGGCCGGTGCCGGTGCTTACGCATTCCTGGTCGAACCCGGCTGGCTCGCGTTTGAGCGCCTGACGGTTCCCATCCAAGACCTCCCCAAACCCTTCGAGGGCTACCGCATCGCCGTCCTCTCGGACATCCACTATCCGATGCGGATCTCGGCGGAGTTCGTCCAGGCGGCTTGCCGCTTGGCGATGAGCTTCGACCCGCACCTGGTGCTGCTGCCCGGCGACTTTGTGCACGGCCATTCGCGACCGAAAACGATGCCTTCGTTCCGAGGGCTGCTCGACGACCTGAACCCCCCAGACGGGGTGCTCGCGACCCTGGGCAACCACGATATCGCGATCGGTGAGGAGGCGGTGCGCCGGGAGCTCGGCCGCACGACCCCCGCCCGCATCATCGATAACGCGCACGTCCTGATCGAACGCGGTGGGGAAGCGCTCTGCATCGCTGGCGTCGGCGACATGTGGTACGGAGTCGTGGACCCAGACCGTGCCCTTGCGGGGGTCGACCCGGGGATACCGCGGATCCTCATGTCCCACAACCCCGACTTTGCCCACGACATGCCCCCGGGCCACCGCGTCGACCTTCAGATTTCGGGGCACACCCATGGCGGCGAGGTTTGGTTCCCCTTCTTCGGGGACCGCGTGATCCCGAGCAAGTACGGGGACACGTTTCGGCAAGGACTTGTCCAGGGCAGGCGGAACTTGGTCTACGTCACCCGAGGGATCGGCAGCCCGCGTGGGGCCAGGTTCTTGGAGCGTCCCGAGGTCACGGCGATTACTCTTACGCAGGCAGGATAGAACTTTGCCGGCCAATGCTACGGGAGGATGAACGCTCCCCACTGTCCCCCGTCGGGGGTCAGAAGATAGAAGCTATAGATGACGTTGCGCTTCACTTCTACGGATGAGACTTGGTCGAAGAAGGCCCTCGCCTCGGATTCCGAACGGAAGTCTCCGCCCACTGCTCCTACGTCTCGCATAACCGCTTTCATAAACATTTCCTGAAGGCGTGGGCTCACTGAGCCGCGGATGTAGTTCTCAGCCTTGGAAAGGTCGGACATGTTCCGGTCGCTTATCGGTAGCAAACTGAAAAGCGCATCTCTTTCCTGGTCCGGCCTCCCAGCATAAGTGTCCCAGTAAAAGTGCGTGATAGAAGAATCTTTCCTATAGGTATCGGGCTGGCGTGTTGCGACTTGGAACCCGCCAGGCCGGTTCCCGTTGCCGCCGGTGTTGAACCAAATGCCAGTTAGGGCACTGCCATCCATGCTTGTGCGGCATCCCGGGCCAGTCGCACCTTAAGGGCTCGACGACTTGCTTTGTCCTTGACTTGTGGCTCAAGCTCGGGGAAGAGGCCCCAGTTGATGTTCATCGGCGCGAAGTCGCGCTCGGTCGTGTCCTGCAGGTGCGCCAGCAGCGAACCCAAAGCTGTGGCGCGGGGCGGAGGCTCAACTTCCTGTCCTTTTGCCCGGGCGGACGCGACCAGACCTGCCCAAATGCCCATCGCGGCGCTTTCTACGTAGCCCTCGACCCCGGTGAGCTGCCCCGTGACGAGGACCCCAGGGGTCTCGCGCAGCTCCAGCCAGGGAGTCAGGACGCGGGGCGCGTCAATGTAGGTGTTCCGGTGGATCACGCCATAGCGGACGAACTCGGCGTTTTCCAGCCCCGGCACCATCTGGAAGACGCGCTTTTGCTCCCCAAAGCGGAGGCGGTTTTGGCAGGCCACGAGCGAGTAAAGGGTCTTCTCGCGGTTCTCCGGCCGTAGCTGCAGCGCGGCGTACGGCCGTCGTCCTGTGCGCGGGTCGGTGAGACCGACCGGTTTGAAGTTGCCGAACGCAAGCGATCGCTCTCCTTTCTCCGCGATGACTTCGATGGGCATGCACCCCGCGAAGTACTTCACCTTCTCGATGAATGCCCCCTCTTGGTCTGCCGGTGAAGGTTCTTGCCCGGTAGGAGCGGTGCGGTTCCCTCCCGCCTCGAAGGCGTGCAGGGGCACCCGCTCGGCTGCCACGAGCGCCCGCACGAACGCGGTGTACTGGTCCTTGTCGAACGGGCAGTTGAGGTAGTCGTCGCCTTCGCCTTTGTCGTACCGGCTTTGCGCGAAGACGACGTCTCGGTCGAGCGTGGCCGCGTCCACGGTCGGGCTGACCGCGTCGTAGAAATGAAGGTGCCGCCGGCCGGTCCTCTCCGCCAACCACTGGGATACGTGGTCGGTCGAGAGCGGGCCCGTGGCCAAGACGAGGACTCCGCTTGGGGCGAGGGTTAGGGAGGGGGGCCGCCATTCCTCGCGCACGACCTCGATGAGAGGGTGTGCCTCGATCGCCTCGGTCACCGCTCGCGAGAACTTCTCGCGGTCGACGGCGAGGGCCTGCCCGCCAGGGACCGCATGCTCGGCGGCCTTGGTCAAGACGAGCGAGCCAAGGGCCGCCATCTCTGTCTTCAGCTGCCCGGCCGGGGAGTCCGGTGCCTTTGACTTCAGGCTGTTCGAGCAAACGAGCTCGGCGAACCACGGCGTGGTGTGTGCGGGCGTGGTCGCTTGCGGCCGCATTTCGTAAAGTCGGACCGCCACCCCGCGCTCGGCGCAGGCCCAGGCGGCTTCGACCCCTGCGAAGCCTGCCCCGACGATCGTTACCACGCCCCTATTGTGATCCCCTTCGCTCAGAGCATCTTTGCGACGACCGCGTCGCCCATCTCGCTCGTGCTCACCAGTCGCGTGTCCTTCTCGAAGATGTCGGCCGTTCGCAAGCCCTCGGCCAGCGCAGACTCGACCGCGGCCTCGATCCGGTCGGCCAAGGCGGCGTCCCCGAAGGAATAGCGGCACATCATCGCGGCGCTGAGGATCGCGGCCAGGGGGTTTGCGCGGCCCTGGCCGGCAATGTCCGGTGCGGAACCGTGGACGGGCTCATAGAGACCGAAGACGCGGTCTCCCTTCGGAGCGCCGAGGCTCGCGCTGGGCAGCAGCCCGAGCGAACCCGTGATCATCGAAGCCTCGTCCGAAAGAATGTCGCCGAACATGTTCTCTGTGAGGATCACGTCGAACTGGCCCGGGTCGCGGATGAGCTGCATCGAGCAGTTGTCAACGAGCATGTGGCTGACGCTGACGTCCGGGTTCTTCGCGGCGTACTCGTCCACCACTTCGCGCCAGAGGCGGCTGGTCTCAAGGACGTTGGCCTTGTCCACGCTCACGATCTGCCGCTTGCGCGCGCGGGCGATCTCGAACGCAGTCTGGGTGATGCGCTCGACCTCGTAGCGGTGGTAGACGCAGGTGTCCACCGCCTTCGTGTTGTCCTCCGAGCGGATGCGCGGCTCGCCGAAATAGATCCCGCCGGTGAGCTCGCGCACGACCACCAGGTCCATCATGCTGCGGCCTTCTTTCAGCGGCGACGCGTGGACGAGGGCCCTTAGGGTCTTTGCGGGCCGCAGGTTCGCGTAAAGGTTCAGCTCGCGGCGGAGGGGGAGGAGGGCGCCGATCTCCGGCCGCAGGGAAGGCGGGTCGATCTTGTCCCACTTGGGACCGCCCACCGCGCCCATGAGGGCCGCGTCCGAGGCTTTGCAGAGGTCGAGCGTGGCTTGGGGCAGGGGGTGACCGGTCTCGTCGTAGGCTGCGCCTCCGAGCAGCGCGTACTCGAACTCGTAATCCGCGTGTCCTGCCCGCAGGACCTTGACGGCTTCGTCGATGACTTCTGGGCCGATGCCGTCGCCCGGCAGCACCGCGACCTTGTGGGGCATAGGGCCGATTATGGCAGTGACGCGCGCGTCCCGGCTTCGCCCCGTGGTTCTCGGCCCGGACTGCCAGCCGGTAACATGCGGCGCGTTCGCCGAGTGAACCGATGCCGACTGCCTACCTCCTCGACCTCGACGGGACACTCATCGATTCCGAGCCCTACTATAAGCGGGTGGAAGTCGACGTGCTGCAAAAAATGGGCGTCCCCATGACCTTCGAGGAGATGGAAGGCTACACCGGGACTCCCCTGGTGGACTGGCTCGCTCGAGTCGAGGAGAAGCACCGCGTCGCCCTCTCTCCGGCCGCCTTCGTCGAGGCCTACGCGCCCTTGATGATCGACCACGTGCGGCACGATGTGACGCTCTTTCCCGATGCGGAGCGGCTGCTCGAGCGGATCGAGGGCCCTGCCGCGCTCGTCACATCGTCCATGGGTTGGTACGTGCGGGCGGTCCTGGAGCGCTTT carries:
- the obgE gene encoding GTPase ObgE, whose translation is MSGFIDEAVVTFESGRGGNGAASFHREKHVPRGGPNGADGGKGGDIILKAERGMRTLYEFKLKDHYRADHGTHAVNNKAGKNGKSITVRVPIGTQVTEVGDEEPLVDLVAHGMSFVVARGGRGGRGNLHYTSSVRQAPTFAEKGAPGEAVQVKLEMKLLADVGLVGLPNAGKSTLISACSAAKPKIGAYPFTTIVPNLGVVSVGDETFVMADMPGLIEGASEGVGLGHQFLKHVERTRVLIHVVDLFPIDETDPFTNYKTVEHELQRYSPALAERPRLLVLNKTDLGTPEMVEAAAEPFRGIEVETFLASAATNQGLEPMLFRALALLKESEGEQPEVVLRPVAVERTPGDWGVLVENGEYIVTGKRIERLVAMTNLGNSEAVRYLHRKLERIGVVQKLRDMGIEENDTVKIGNYEFAFMDW
- the rimM gene encoding 16S rRNA processing protein RimM, translating into MKPDGPEPEIVAVGQIVGTHGVKGGLRVNVLTDFTERFEPGETLLLDGEPRKVLSLNWHKGQARMKLEGVDNMEAAEALKWKYLGVPEEDRPELDEDEFLARDLVGMTVVTTEGLEIGPLDEVMPFPAHDVLRIGEVMIPAVNEFVRDIDFDSRRITVHVIPGMLPEEPGKQEK
- a CDS encoding KH domain-containing protein; protein product: MSLSDFVQRLVELTVLEPDSVSVQQSADRGATIYLVSVAPNDVGRVIGKDGRVITCIRQLVSAAGAKAKQRTVVKVVTE
- the rpsP gene encoding 30S ribosomal protein S16; the protein is MVKIRLRRMGNKHRPYYRIVVAKSTAGRNGSFIEVLGTYNPITQPKQIEIKGPRALHWLMTGAQPTETVAYLLKKQGVLDEFFQQRPDSKKDYKFLDKRVAPTTSATVAAADEPAAEAAPEPTAAPESEPVAEAAPEPAAEAAPEPSAEAPAEETAEETPAE
- the tsf gene encoding translation elongation factor Ts, encoding MAIDPKDVKRLREETDAPMMECKNALEKAGGDFDQARQILRETGKAAAAKRADRTTSEGIAHYVTSADGKKAAGVVIECETDFVSGNDTFKALVAKVANAFLEAETSDPAQVMVDGEPVAAAIEQAVAVIRENIVLKKATFHRTEGTIAVYNHHNRKQASMVELEGTASNIKDAGYQVAVQTVAFAPSFLKKDDVPREVIEREIEIEKQRAINEGKSEDIAEKAAQGRVNKEFYQSQVLLEQPMYTDQKKSVTQYLQEEGKVGGGPISVRSYERIYVGMSA
- the rpsB gene encoding 30S ribosomal protein S2 — protein: MPQLSMKELLEAGVHFGHQTRRWNPKMKRYIYGARNGIYIVDLHQTIKLFEDALNYVQRVVSDGGTVLFVGTKKQAQAAVREAAQRSGQYWVTERWLGGMLTNWDTIQQRITRLKELDRMKEEGYLGRLPKKEQLKREEERDKLNRYLEGIRHMSEMPKLMFVVDLNKESIAVKEAQRLKIPVVAIVDTNCDPDEADYVIPGNDDAIRAIRLVTSKISDAVLEVKPYDEAMTEGTMTEGETVQEEETAPVAFGEVEEEFLRAFGESHDGERASPFASPVPGTKFEPSTSSPEAEETVEPVAAAEAGHGLNESEKAEAAPAETNAEPQTETPAEPKMEGEES
- a CDS encoding diguanylate cyclase, whose translation is MKQGSRRSGIASLADRSFVSDVLRFGVVGALMLGALIGFIVLLPTVPLHTKTVAVHVLIGLGTCVVLSAFYFARSRLPIGGALEPRGFSTALLAVGALAGATVEAVGAFVPSFEEHALNGRLFCHLLIALGVVFVPRRLDSGLAQFRAILEALLVSASVVVVGWYFLIGPVWLNPPFTGVDLSQLLRLLACDLVLTSVVLVYIQRGAIDAHRAPMWVLAQVAFFLFGTDLAYFYFVTGGKVPPVSLLDAGSGVGYVLTGMAAFAVRFGPSRNADAPFRLPSLWQASLPFLSLPVVLGILVRSVGSGDDVRLSTGVVIGAVTCFALVLIRQVASLHESRTLYGNLVRAFDRLEDQTNEIEAQNEELRELNDQLDQTTKRLAEANVLLQRMATTDPLTGLANRRSLQLEFRQAVDECRRLRVPIAVAMIDVDHFKKYNDAHGHAAGDEALRLVADAIREAVRAADIPARYGGEEFSVVLPGADEADAATVSERIRIAVRDLDPPLQKITASIGYAVITSEWDMDPSKLFVLADEALYRAKREGRDRVVSWNEPERKGAKVEPAPPPTLIPVSSGIRQEIAIAIEAAVSLDENRSVRDRDRRSLEALLATLELRDTETVGHGERVMWTTLLLATVMHDTGLFALDVNWARKLAFGALLHDIGKIGVTDVILRKPSSLDEVETGLMRRHPMLGVRLVERFDNLADALDIVRSHHERWDGRGYPDGLSKEDIPLAARIFAVCDAYDAMASVRAYQGAQPYDRICEELRDSSAIQFDPEVVECFLRIPKTDLDLIAEGSVQWVLDAVWRRVSPDAAISA